A window from Roseburia sp. 499 encodes these proteins:
- the fliJ gene encoding flagellar export protein FliJ, which yields MAKFTYKMQNILDIKYKLETQAKTSFSIAAATLDKEEEKLAELNLRKWNYENEARKLVADKLDFQAIKVNRAAIENMKGAIRSQTLAVHVAQRNLESARKHLQEVMTERKTHEKLKEKAFDEFKKEIEKNESKAVDELVSFTHNHAKNE from the coding sequence ATGGCAAAATTTACATATAAGATGCAGAATATTCTTGATATTAAATATAAGCTAGAAACTCAGGCTAAGACTTCTTTTTCTATCGCAGCAGCGACTCTAGATAAGGAAGAAGAAAAATTGGCAGAATTGAATCTGCGAAAGTGGAATTACGAGAATGAAGCACGAAAACTAGTTGCGGATAAACTCGATTTTCAAGCAATCAAGGTGAATAGGGCAGCTATTGAGAATATGAAAGGTGCCATACGAAGCCAAACATTAGCAGTGCATGTGGCTCAGCGAAATCTGGAAAGTGCCAGAAAACATCTTCAGGAAGTGATGACGGAGAGAAAAACACATGAAAAGCTGAAAGAAAAGGCATTTGATGAATTTAAGAAAGAAATTGAAAAAAACGAAAGCAAGGCAGTGGACGAACTGGTAAGTTTTACCCATAATCATGCCAAGAATGAATAA
- a CDS encoding MotE family protein: MAAEEVMEQEEKSVDKKAEKKAARAKKKEEKEAKKKAKDEENTEEESGGSRIAVVAVTIAFIAVWLGILVLVIKTDIGGFGSTVLQPILKDVPYVNKILPDTAEEETVDAQYPYTTLDEAIARIKELEVQLADAQSQTNASSDNVEQLQSEVARLKEFEEQQAAFEEEKTKFYKEVVFADNAPDISEYRAYYESIDPANAEILYKQVVEQEEADAKIQEYADTYAQMKPKQAAAIMEQMTDNLDLVAKILQNMDTSARGAILGAMDSEVAARVTKIMEP, translated from the coding sequence ATGGCAGCAGAAGAAGTAATGGAACAAGAAGAAAAAAGCGTAGATAAAAAGGCAGAGAAGAAAGCCGCCAGAGCAAAGAAAAAGGAAGAAAAAGAAGCGAAGAAAAAAGCAAAGGACGAGGAAAATACAGAAGAAGAGTCTGGTGGAAGTCGCATAGCAGTTGTAGCTGTGACGATTGCTTTTATTGCTGTCTGGCTTGGAATTTTGGTATTGGTAATTAAGACTGATATTGGAGGATTTGGTTCGACTGTGTTACAACCAATTTTAAAAGATGTACCTTATGTGAATAAGATTCTTCCGGATACGGCAGAGGAAGAGACTGTAGATGCGCAGTATCCGTATACAACGTTGGATGAAGCAATTGCCAGAATTAAGGAATTAGAGGTACAGTTGGCAGATGCACAGTCTCAGACGAATGCAAGTTCTGATAACGTAGAACAGTTGCAGTCAGAAGTGGCAAGATTGAAAGAGTTTGAGGAACAGCAAGCAGCTTTTGAAGAGGAAAAAACAAAATTCTACAAAGAGGTTGTATTTGCAGATAATGCACCCGATATAAGTGAATATAGAGCTTATTATGAAAGCATCGATCCCGCCAATGCGGAAATTCTATATAAACAGGTAGTAGAGCAGGAAGAAGCGGATGCCAAAATTCAGGAATATGCAGATACTTATGCTCAGATGAAGCCAAAACAGGCAGCTGCTATTATGGAACAGATGACAGATAATTTGGACTTGGTAGCAAAAATTTTGCAGAATATGGATACGTCTGCTAGAGGTGCTATTCTTGGCGCTATGGATTCGGAGGTAGCAGCCCGAGTTACAAAAATCATGGAGCCTTAA
- a CDS encoding flagellar hook-length control protein FliK produces the protein MTDTKISQLSSMLQGMKNMASTVETSKKAEAAFGALLNQTAGKGYEEQYSWTSQIGKNSVAVGSNQVIYEKEAAQNNFKDTSFVKASSSDITSKLSEDAQEQIETVVTEVKNVLKEKLGVSEEELVHVMEELGLTVLDLSEPTKVTQLVMELTGSQDGSELLVNQDFQTLMSQITELFGQLTEGLNLTTEELQQLSKQLTEMQQNIVVEEVPEQVQTENVSEVEVKTEIEPGTELQDNIVLAEAEETVTQSELKTKEKTVSDTAKQVETEVTEEVEEKTLVKQIENVTEEDTSEESNSDESKQKTATAESDVKPQAETKGQQTQVSFQTTTQTINNGQTVEVVQTVTQSQIDVESILRQISQMTRISVTQAQSSIEMQLNPENLGKVYLQVISKDGAITAQIAAQNEAVKEVLESQIAVLKENMNQQGMKVEAIEVTVASHEFERNLEENQGNPSKEQQEAEKPSRRGINLNNLDELEGVMSEEETLAAKIMRDNGNSVDLTA, from the coding sequence GTGACAGACACTAAGATTTCACAATTATCGTCCATGTTGCAAGGTATGAAAAACATGGCTTCCACAGTGGAAACATCAAAGAAGGCAGAAGCAGCATTCGGAGCATTATTGAACCAAACGGCAGGCAAAGGGTATGAGGAACAGTACTCATGGACAAGTCAGATAGGAAAAAACTCTGTTGCGGTAGGAAGTAATCAGGTGATTTATGAAAAAGAAGCTGCACAGAACAACTTCAAAGATACGAGCTTTGTGAAAGCAAGCAGTTCTGACATTACCAGTAAACTATCGGAAGATGCTCAGGAACAAATAGAAACAGTTGTAACTGAAGTAAAGAATGTTCTGAAAGAAAAATTAGGTGTGTCGGAAGAAGAACTGGTTCATGTAATGGAAGAGTTGGGACTTACAGTATTGGATTTGTCAGAACCAACAAAAGTCACACAATTGGTAATGGAACTTACCGGAAGTCAGGATGGAAGTGAGTTGCTAGTAAATCAGGATTTTCAAACATTAATGTCCCAGATAACAGAACTTTTCGGACAACTGACAGAAGGTTTGAATTTGACAACAGAAGAGTTACAACAATTATCAAAACAGTTGACAGAAATGCAACAGAATATAGTTGTAGAAGAAGTACCGGAACAGGTTCAGACGGAAAATGTTTCTGAGGTAGAAGTAAAAACAGAAATAGAACCGGGAACAGAATTGCAGGATAATATAGTGCTTGCAGAGGCAGAAGAAACAGTAACGCAAAGTGAGCTCAAGACAAAAGAAAAGACAGTTTCAGATACTGCAAAGCAGGTGGAAACCGAAGTCACAGAGGAAGTAGAAGAAAAGACGCTGGTAAAGCAGATTGAAAATGTGACAGAAGAAGATACTAGCGAAGAATCCAATAGTGATGAAAGTAAGCAGAAAACGGCAACAGCAGAGTCTGATGTTAAACCACAGGCAGAAACAAAGGGACAGCAGACACAAGTAAGCTTCCAGACAACCACACAGACCATAAATAATGGTCAGACAGTAGAAGTTGTGCAGACGGTAACGCAATCTCAGATTGATGTAGAGAGTATTTTGCGTCAGATTAGCCAAATGACTAGAATCAGTGTTACACAGGCACAATCATCTATTGAAATGCAGTTGAATCCGGAGAATCTGGGTAAGGTTTATTTACAAGTGATTTCGAAGGATGGTGCTATCACAGCACAGATTGCTGCACAGAATGAAGCTGTAAAAGAAGTATTGGAAAGCCAGATTGCAGTCTTGAAGGAAAACATGAATCAACAGGGCATGAAAGTAGAAGCAATTGAAGTAACTGTTGCCAGCCACGAATTTGAACGGAATCTGGAAGAAAATCAGGGGAATCCGTCAAAAGAGCAGCAGGAAGCAGAAAAACCTTCCAGAAGAGGAATCAATTTAAACAATCTGGATGAATTGGAAGGAGTAATGTCCGAAGAAGAAACATTGGCAGCAAAAATTATGCGGGATAATGGAAACAGTGTAGATTTGACCGCATAG
- a CDS encoding flagellar hook assembly protein FlgD, with product MAVIQQVQDGKVVDTSASSQSLSSVTKSDNSSLDKEAFLQLLVAQMKYQDPLEPTSNTEYISQLATFSSLEEMQNLNSTMETSQATNLVGKTVIMKVTSASGETTYVTGQVDYIVRENGNTYLSINDGLYSLDDLDTVVDEDYLEATNAATAFQYMVAKLPNVQRLSLSDKDKVEEVRKFYDELTDYQKQYITNNVDKAYMEKLEALEAELKSLLENANTNTDGDADTNDSNNTDGDNSGATA from the coding sequence ATGGCAGTTATACAGCAAGTACAGGATGGAAAGGTAGTAGATACTTCAGCGTCCAGTCAGTCTTTATCAAGTGTAACCAAGTCTGATAACAGTTCCTTAGACAAGGAAGCATTTTTGCAGTTGTTAGTAGCGCAGATGAAATATCAGGACCCATTAGAACCGACGTCAAATACAGAGTATATTTCTCAGTTGGCAACATTCTCATCACTGGAAGAAATGCAGAATTTAAATTCCACTATGGAAACTTCACAGGCAACTAATTTAGTAGGAAAAACAGTTATTATGAAGGTGACTAGTGCGAGTGGTGAAACTACTTATGTAACAGGACAAGTAGATTACATCGTACGAGAGAATGGAAATACATATTTGTCTATAAATGATGGATTGTATTCCTTGGATGATTTAGATACGGTTGTTGATGAAGATTATTTGGAGGCAACCAATGCAGCAACAGCATTCCAATATATGGTGGCAAAGTTACCAAATGTACAACGACTTTCCTTATCAGATAAAGATAAGGTAGAAGAGGTTCGTAAATTCTATGACGAATTAACGGATTACCAGAAACAGTACATTACGAATAATGTAGATAAGGCATATATGGAAAAATTGGAAGCGTTGGAAGCTGAATTAAAATCCTTACTCGAAAATGCAAACACCAACACAGATGGTGATGCAGATACAAATGATAGTAACAACACGGATGGAGATAACTCAGGCGCTACAGCGTGA
- a CDS encoding TIGR02530 family flagellar biosynthesis protein, with amino-acid sequence MNKISNQFSSIEQITDRYLKKDGRSSVSNNAELSFGEILKQKQAVNESSVLKFSKHASQRLQSRNIELSNEQKERLETGAEKAEAKGMRESLVIVDSYSFIVNVPSKTVVTAMDQNESEENIYTNIDGAVIM; translated from the coding sequence ATGAACAAGATTTCAAATCAGTTCTCTTCGATAGAACAGATAACAGACCGGTATCTGAAAAAGGATGGAAGAAGTTCTGTAAGCAATAATGCGGAATTGTCCTTTGGTGAGATATTAAAACAAAAACAGGCTGTTAACGAAAGTTCTGTATTAAAATTTTCCAAACATGCATCACAGCGTTTACAAAGTAGAAACATAGAGCTTTCAAATGAACAGAAAGAACGCTTGGAGACAGGGGCGGAAAAAGCAGAAGCGAAGGGAATGAGAGAATCCCTTGTGATTGTAGATTCGTATTCCTTTATTGTGAATGTACCCAGTAAGACTGTGGTGACAGCAATGGATCAAAACGAGTCAGAAGAAAACATTTACACAAATATTGATGGCGCTGTAATTATGTAG
- a CDS encoding flagellar hook protein FlgE, producing MMRSLYSGVSGLKTHQTKMDVIGNNIANVNTVAFKSSSTTFSEIMYQTISSASGATQTKGGINAKQIGLGVTTGSTSVNITSPGATQTTGDAFDLKITGDSFFIVNNGTENLFTKAGAFYIDGAGNLATKANGYNVMGWQVDPATGTIKKDTVSALRIMQEKNLTSSPEATTDATCGGILDANNTNVNSANGYTMNLNFYDALGYSYTAKFAIKTSNPDTKTYTIELSDILDSTNHSILNDYLDTTIPGNAAHSMADIFGQQQSTNVTKNLATGYANITPGTTGTVDKTLNDGTVVTLTYDTNTGNYVGNNNGTQIVSTPQEIYGLSTEEQANFDPANIQADGTYQYTQLSYSYELDYDENTGLFNYIGAAGNNTQILNMSALGGNFADITIDFSTTKNMDNSGKCTMDIDTGNVNDSTLGKGKKLGALTGLQVAENGEIYGSYDNGNTVLLGQIAVAVFSNPSGLEKVGDNCYQKTLNSGEFDGIGQDITADGGKMNSGVLEMSNVDLSTEFTEMITTQRGFQANSRIITTSDTLLEELINLKR from the coding sequence ATGATGAGATCATTGTATTCTGGTGTATCAGGATTAAAAACACACCAGACAAAAATGGATGTAATTGGTAATAATATTGCAAACGTAAATACGGTTGCTTTTAAATCATCCTCAACAACATTTAGCGAGATTATGTATCAGACCATTTCCAGTGCATCTGGAGCAACTCAGACAAAGGGTGGTATCAATGCAAAACAGATTGGTCTTGGTGTTACAACAGGATCTACTTCTGTAAATATTACATCTCCGGGAGCAACTCAGACTACAGGTGATGCATTTGATTTAAAGATTACAGGAGATAGTTTCTTTATTGTAAACAATGGTACAGAAAATCTTTTTACCAAGGCAGGGGCGTTCTATATTGATGGAGCTGGAAACCTTGCAACCAAGGCAAATGGTTATAACGTTATGGGGTGGCAGGTAGATCCGGCAACCGGAACGATTAAAAAGGATACGGTATCTGCACTTCGAATCATGCAGGAAAAGAATTTGACATCTTCACCGGAAGCAACAACGGATGCAACTTGCGGAGGTATTTTGGATGCTAATAATACAAATGTTAACAGTGCAAATGGTTATACCATGAATTTGAACTTCTATGATGCATTAGGATACAGTTATACAGCAAAGTTTGCAATAAAGACTTCAAATCCGGATACAAAGACATATACAATAGAACTTTCTGATATTTTGGATTCTACGAATCATTCTATTTTGAATGACTATTTGGATACTACAATTCCGGGAAACGCTGCCCATTCAATGGCTGATATTTTTGGTCAACAACAGAGTACAAATGTTACGAAAAATTTAGCAACAGGTTATGCCAATATTACACCAGGTACGACCGGTACCGTTGATAAGACTTTGAATGATGGAACAGTAGTGACCCTAACATATGACACAAATACAGGAAACTATGTAGGAAACAATAATGGTACTCAGATTGTTAGTACACCACAGGAAATTTATGGATTGTCAACAGAAGAACAGGCCAATTTTGATCCAGCAAACATTCAGGCAGATGGAACTTATCAATATACTCAGCTTAGTTATTCCTATGAATTAGATTATGATGAAAATACAGGGTTATTCAACTATATTGGAGCTGCTGGAAATAATACTCAGATTCTTAATATGAGTGCATTAGGTGGTAATTTTGCGGATATTACTATTGATTTTAGTACAACGAAGAACATGGATAACTCCGGAAAGTGTACCATGGATATTGATACAGGAAATGTAAACGACAGTACTCTTGGAAAAGGTAAGAAATTGGGAGCACTAACAGGATTACAGGTAGCTGAAAATGGTGAGATTTACGGAAGTTATGATAATGGTAATACCGTATTGTTAGGACAGATAGCTGTTGCTGTATTTTCTAATCCATCTGGTTTGGAAAAGGTTGGAGATAACTGTTATCAGAAAACATTGAACTCTGGAGAATTTGATGGAATCGGACAGGATATCACAGCAGATGGTGGCAAGATGAATAGTGGTGTTTTGGAAATGTCTAACGTAGACCTTTCTACTGAATTTACAGAAATGATTACTACACAGAGAGGTTTCCAGGCAAATTCCAGAATTATTACAACATCCGATACACTTCTGGAAGAGTTGATTAATTTGAAACGTTAA
- a CDS encoding flagellar FlbD family protein, translating to MIEVTKLNGSKVLINAELIESVEETPDTVISFVTGKKIIVKESRQEIKNLVILYKRDFMTTGLSWLTPDEKKEQL from the coding sequence ATGATAGAAGTTACAAAGCTAAATGGAAGTAAGGTTTTGATTAATGCAGAATTAATCGAATCGGTAGAGGAGACCCCGGATACTGTCATTTCTTTTGTCACTGGAAAGAAGATAATTGTAAAAGAAAGTAGACAAGAGATTAAAAATTTAGTAATATTATATAAGAGAGATTTTATGACAACTGGGCTTAGCTGGCTAACCCCAGATGAAAAGAAAGAACAGTTGTGA
- a CDS encoding motility protein A — MDIASLIGFLLGVGMFVFGVIYGDDGINVAALGSFLHIPSVLITIGGSLAGVLASHTLEDFINGLKGFVRIFKASKADISEVIKNIIDLSNIARKEGLLALEEAANGIEDEFLKKGVMLVVDGTDPELVRGILETDLTCIETRHKKVIGFWQKWAELGPAWGMIGTLIGLINMLKTMSDPSTVGPSMSVALVTTLYGSLLANWLCSPVANKLIVNNDVEIMIKEVTVEGLLSIQAGENPRVIEEKLKSFLSPKMRESMSEEQAGGEA; from the coding sequence TTGGATATAGCGTCTTTAATTGGATTTTTATTAGGTGTCGGAATGTTTGTTTTCGGCGTTATTTATGGCGATGATGGTATTAATGTGGCGGCATTGGGAAGTTTCTTACATATACCATCCGTGCTGATTACCATTGGTGGTTCATTAGCGGGTGTACTTGCTTCCCATACACTGGAAGACTTTATAAATGGTCTAAAGGGATTTGTGAGAATTTTTAAGGCATCTAAGGCAGATATAAGTGAAGTGATTAAGAATATTATTGATTTATCGAATATAGCACGAAAAGAAGGACTCCTTGCACTGGAAGAAGCAGCAAATGGAATTGAGGATGAATTCTTGAAAAAGGGTGTTATGCTTGTTGTAGATGGTACGGATCCGGAATTGGTAAGAGGAATTTTAGAAACGGACTTAACTTGTATTGAGACAAGGCATAAAAAAGTAATTGGATTTTGGCAGAAATGGGCAGAATTAGGTCCTGCTTGGGGAATGATTGGTACATTGATTGGTTTGATTAATATGTTAAAAACAATGAGTGACCCTTCTACCGTCGGACCGAGTATGTCAGTAGCATTGGTTACTACTTTGTATGGTTCTTTGTTAGCAAACTGGCTTTGTAGTCCGGTTGCAAATAAATTAATTGTTAATAACGATGTAGAAATTATGATTAAGGAAGTTACAGTGGAAGGACTTTTGTCCATTCAGGCAGGTGAGAATCCTCGTGTAATTGAAGAAAAACTGAAATCTTTCCTGTCTCCAAAGATGAGAGAGAGCATGTCGGAGGAACAGGCCGGAGGTGAGGCATAG
- a CDS encoding OmpA/MotB family protein — protein MARKKKEEPQGGGASWMNTFADLMNLLLCFFVLLFSMSTVDAEKFDQLIASLQNSFSIFPSGGASIGDGMMVSSGVSQLEFLDTYYTEGANSASEEDGESESEQQEEQDLKAEYEEAALKESEQMAEAIEQQLAQLQIADQVEVESNAQYVMLTLNGALLFDSAKSEIREDALPLVDKLSTILQSYDSNRIYIEGHTDNVPIHNDKYENNDILSSYRAHSVKNYVLSKTSLDPAKIRATGCGEYNPIADNSTPEGRARNRRVEIKIYNSYNSN, from the coding sequence GTGGCTAGAAAGAAAAAAGAGGAGCCGCAAGGTGGCGGTGCTAGCTGGATGAATACCTTTGCCGATTTGATGAATCTGTTGTTGTGTTTCTTTGTATTGTTGTTTTCAATGTCTACTGTAGATGCAGAGAAGTTTGATCAGTTGATAGCATCCTTGCAAAATAGTTTTAGTATTTTCCCTTCGGGAGGAGCATCTATTGGAGATGGGATGATGGTATCTTCTGGCGTGAGTCAGTTGGAATTTTTGGATACCTATTATACTGAGGGCGCAAATTCTGCTTCGGAAGAAGATGGAGAGAGCGAAAGTGAACAACAGGAAGAACAGGACTTAAAAGCGGAATATGAAGAAGCTGCTTTAAAAGAGTCTGAGCAAATGGCAGAGGCGATTGAACAGCAGTTGGCGCAGTTACAGATTGCAGATCAGGTAGAAGTAGAATCTAATGCACAGTATGTGATGTTGACGCTAAATGGAGCATTGCTGTTTGATAGTGCCAAATCAGAGATTCGAGAGGATGCATTGCCATTAGTGGATAAGTTGTCCACGATATTGCAAAGTTATGATAGTAATCGTATTTATATAGAAGGACACACAGATAATGTCCCGATACATAATGATAAGTATGAGAATAATGATATTCTTTCTTCTTATCGAGCGCATTCTGTTAAGAATTATGTATTATCAAAGACGTCATTGGACCCAGCTAAAATAAGGGCAACCGGATGTGGGGAGTACAATCCCATTGCAGATAATTCTACACCGGAAGGAAGAGCAAGAAACCGAAGGGTAGAAATAAAAATATATAATTCCTATAATTCTAATTAG
- a CDS encoding flagellar basal body-associated FliL family protein, with the protein MKKNLMSVLILALVLANLILTAILMISVVPQSKKANELITKVCSAIDLELESGKEEGAINVPIEQIEEVKISEGEKMTINLKNTDGKDHYVMMSVSVTLDTKHEDYTDAKAITNKEGIIKDEINKIVSSHSIDDMRNDTKGIQNEILKSLRKMYDSDFIVSVVFSDINYQ; encoded by the coding sequence ATGAAAAAGAATTTAATGAGCGTTTTAATTCTGGCACTGGTACTTGCAAATTTAATTTTGACAGCAATCCTTATGATTTCTGTTGTACCACAGTCAAAAAAGGCAAATGAATTGATTACAAAGGTATGTTCAGCAATTGATTTGGAGTTGGAAAGTGGAAAAGAAGAAGGAGCAATCAATGTTCCAATCGAGCAAATCGAGGAAGTAAAGATTTCAGAGGGAGAGAAAATGACAATCAACTTGAAGAATACAGATGGAAAAGACCATTATGTAATGATGTCAGTTTCTGTTACCTTAGATACAAAACATGAGGATTATACAGATGCAAAAGCTATTACAAACAAAGAAGGAATCATCAAGGATGAAATCAATAAAATTGTATCTAGCCATAGTATTGATGATATGAGAAATGATACAAAGGGAATTCAAAATGAAATTTTAAAGAGCCTTCGTAAGATGTATGATTCTGATTTCATTGTAAGTGTTGTGTTCTCAGATATCAATTATCAATAG
- the fliM gene encoding flagellar motor switch protein FliM — MGEVLSQNEIDSLLNALSNGELDVDEMKDTGEKQVKNYDFARPAKFSKEHLRTMEIIFEHYGRLLSTNLPVYLRKNIQVEVMNSEAVTYSEFSNALSNPVLLGIVNFAPMPGNIIMELASNLGYAMVDRMLGGAGEPLERTRDFSEIELLIIERIMNVCINLLREPWENVVDIHPRLERIETNSQFAQIISPSEMIAIITINLKIGDVEGLMNVCLPYMTLEDIMDKLNTKYWYSTMQECDEKEYTEVIEAMISKAPMPVKAVLGKSNISVNDFVNLQVGDIIRLDTKVDQELEVYVGNIKKFTALPGASDEQYAVRVTSVIREEQ, encoded by the coding sequence ATGGGAGAGGTCTTATCGCAAAATGAAATAGACAGTCTGCTGAATGCTCTCAGCAATGGAGAGTTAGATGTAGACGAGATGAAAGACACCGGGGAAAAACAAGTAAAGAATTATGATTTTGCAAGACCTGCGAAGTTTTCCAAAGAACATCTTAGAACAATGGAAATTATTTTTGAGCATTATGGGCGATTGCTATCTACGAATCTTCCGGTATACTTAAGAAAAAATATCCAGGTTGAGGTAATGAATTCAGAAGCTGTTACTTATTCTGAATTCTCAAATGCCTTGTCGAATCCGGTGCTTCTTGGAATTGTAAACTTTGCGCCGATGCCGGGAAATATTATTATGGAGTTGGCATCAAATTTGGGATATGCGATGGTAGATCGTATGTTAGGCGGTGCAGGAGAACCGTTGGAACGAACCAGAGATTTTTCGGAGATTGAGTTACTGATTATAGAGAGAATTATGAATGTGTGTATCAATCTTTTGAGAGAACCATGGGAGAATGTTGTGGATATTCATCCGCGTTTAGAGCGAATAGAAACCAATTCACAATTTGCACAAATCATATCTCCTAGTGAAATGATAGCAATTATTACTATCAATCTGAAGATTGGAGATGTGGAAGGATTGATGAATGTGTGTCTTCCATATATGACTCTGGAAGATATAATGGATAAGTTAAATACGAAATATTGGTATTCTACCATGCAGGAGTGTGATGAAAAAGAGTATACCGAAGTAATTGAGGCAATGATTTCAAAAGCTCCAATGCCGGTAAAGGCAGTGTTAGGAAAGAGTAATATTTCGGTAAATGATTTTGTTAATCTACAGGTTGGAGATATTATCCGACTAGATACCAAAGTAGACCAGGAGTTAGAAGTATACGTTGGTAATATAAAAAAATTTACTGCTCTGCCCGGTGCTTCGGACGAACAATATGCAGTAAGAGTTACATCAGTAATTAGAGAGGAGCAGTGA
- the fliY gene encoding flagellar motor switch phosphatase FliY, producing the protein MDGVLSQEEIEALLSNDANDDTVEMAENDENGLTPDEIDAIGEISNISMGTAATTLFSLVNRKVDISTPVVSFANWEDIVDSYEKPCVFIRIAYTTGLDGSNLLVLKERDVKVITDLMMGGDGTNTDGELGELHLSAISEAMNQMMGSAATSLSSMLNKMIDISPPAADLVDLKDSVDEAGIAEFLTGQFVKISFKMEIGDLVNSEIMQLFPFSFAKEMCAGVAKTMEEDVSSTEAAPQSAPQPVPQTAPQMQSQPQPQMQPMMGQPMMGAPMNNNMTQQMYTQQPVNVQPAQFQAFAGDFNPVTQQENIGLIMDVPLEVTVELGRTSKSIQDILEFAPGTIIELNKIAGEPIDVLVNGKYIAKGEVVVIEESFGIRITEIINN; encoded by the coding sequence ATGGATGGTGTTTTATCACAAGAAGAAATTGAAGCGCTGTTGAGTAATGATGCCAATGATGACACAGTAGAAATGGCGGAAAATGATGAAAATGGGTTAACACCGGATGAAATCGATGCAATCGGAGAAATTTCCAATATAAGTATGGGAACTGCCGCTACAACGTTATTTTCACTAGTAAACCGTAAAGTTGATATCTCAACTCCGGTAGTTTCTTTTGCAAATTGGGAGGATATTGTAGATTCTTACGAAAAACCTTGTGTATTTATTCGAATTGCTTATACAACGGGGTTAGATGGAAGTAATCTTTTAGTTTTAAAAGAAAGAGATGTTAAGGTTATTACTGATTTGATGATGGGAGGCGATGGTACTAACACGGATGGCGAATTAGGAGAGTTACATCTGAGTGCTATCAGTGAAGCAATGAATCAGATGATGGGTTCTGCAGCAACATCATTATCTTCCATGTTAAACAAGATGATAGATATCAGTCCGCCAGCTGCAGATTTGGTTGATTTAAAAGATTCTGTAGATGAAGCAGGTATAGCAGAATTTTTAACTGGACAATTTGTAAAGATTTCATTTAAAATGGAAATTGGAGATTTGGTAAATAGTGAGATAATGCAGTTGTTCCCCTTCTCCTTTGCAAAAGAGATGTGCGCAGGAGTTGCAAAGACTATGGAAGAAGATGTTTCTTCTACAGAGGCAGCCCCACAATCTGCACCGCAGCCAGTACCACAAACGGCACCGCAGATGCAGTCACAGCCACAACCACAGATGCAGCCGATGATGGGGCAGCCAATGATGGGAGCGCCTATGAATAATAATATGACACAACAGATGTACACACAGCAGCCGGTTAACGTACAGCCGGCACAATTCCAGGCATTTGCCGGAGATTTTAATCCAGTAACACAGCAGGAGAACATAGGATTGATTATGGACGTACCGCTGGAAGTAACTGTGGAATTAGGAAGAACAAGCAAATCCATTCAGGATATTTTGGAATTTGCACCTGGTACAATCATTGAATTAAATAAGATTGCCGGGGAACCTATTGATGTGCTGGTAAACGGAAAATATATTGCCAAAGGTGAAGTAGTGGTAATTGAAGAAAGCTTTGGTATCCGTATTACAGAGATAATAAATAATTAA
- a CDS encoding response regulator: MAKSILICDDAAFMRMMIKDILTKNGYEIAGEAENGAKAVEKYNETKPDLVLMDITMPEKDGIQALKEIKAGDPSAAVIMCSAMGQQAMVIEAIQSGAKDFIVKPFQAERVLEAVKKVVG, translated from the coding sequence ATGGCAAAGAGTATTTTAATATGTGATGATGCAGCATTTATGCGAATGATGATTAAGGACATTTTAACAAAGAATGGTTACGAAATTGCAGGAGAAGCAGAAAATGGAGCAAAGGCAGTAGAAAAATACAATGAAACAAAACCGGATTTGGTATTAATGGATATTACCATGCCGGAAAAAGATGGAATTCAGGCTTTGAAAGAAATTAAAGCAGGAGATCCTTCTGCAGCCGTTATTATGTGTTCTGCAATGGGACAGCAGGCAATGGTTATTGAAGCAATTCAGTCTGGAGCAAAGGATTTTATTGTAAAACCGTTTCAGGCAGAACGTGTATTAGAAGCTGTTAAAAAAGTAGTAGGTTAG